The DNA segment TCGTTCGAAATGCCATTTACTGTAGCATTACCTTTTCGCATTTCAGCGTGCAGCAGCCGAAGACGCGAGACTGCGTGGCCGGAGTGGAGGATAGACCGGAGATGGGAGAATTATCCGACACCGAAGAGCGGCGGCTGGAGGACCTCAAGGAGTACTTGTCCGACGGCTTGAAAATGGAAAGCGCCTTTGCTTTGCGCTCTCCATTGTTCTTTTCCCCTAGCGATTCCAGCTGGACTACTCCCATAAGGAAGTACTGGAGTCCCCTGCACTGCTGTCGCAAGCCAAGTTTCGCTGGTCCGCGCCTGGATCGGACGGCCAGGACAAGCGCCGGCAGCGACAAGCCACAGCAGACTTCGTCCGCGCCGCCGAGAAAGCCGGCCACAACGAACGAACAGTTGGGAGGCTTCTTAGGCTGGCCGCTCGACCTCACCAAAAGTGACAGGGCACGCAGTTTTTCCAAGACGACGGAAAAGCTACGGGACCCGTCAGCGGAGAGAGTTCAGTGCATTGTGGAGGCGTCAAGGAAGGTATCGAGCGCGTTCGACGCCTTCAGGGTTGCTGGCGTGCTGCTCCAGGGAAGTTTGGAGGAGGATTTAGTCCTGAAACAAGAGAAGCGCAAGTTGGAGCTAGAAGTGCTGCGTCTGAAGAGGGACAAGCTGAAGCTGACCATGCAGAAAAAGGAAAGGCTCAAGGATAAGAAGGCTGCCATTAAGTAGCACGCGTATTGCTTCTATAGCGAATAAAATGAGTCAAAGTGCTGCCGCAGAAACAACTATAGAACTGgcttggcttttttttctttcgtatttgCGAAGAAATCTTCtctcattgccccccccccccaccatgtaACTACACCAAAAAATTACGTTATCTTcacacccgccgtagttgcttagttaatatagtgttgggctgctaaccacgaggttgcgcgatcgaatcgcggccacggcggccgcatttcgatgggggcgaaaacacccgtgtacttaggtttaggtacaTCTGAAAGAACCCTTGGTGGTCCAGAGTCCCCCgccatggcgtgcctcataatcaaatggtggttttgaTAGACATCAACACGTTCTTTTTTTAAACTTTACCCTCACTCCGTAAAAAAAGGCCTCGCGACactctttttttccttcaaaatGTGGCATCTAAATTGATGCGAAATCACTCTTTAAAGAGTGATTTCGCATCTCGTGCGGACCATCAATGCGAAGCTTCTGCCTGGTTTTACAAGAGCTCTCTCTTTTAAAACCAGGCAGATTTGTTGACTCATTTGTCATTCAAATAAATCAACAATGCAACATTTACCCACCTTACAGTAGTAAAGAAAATCAGCTCGATGTATTTGGCGTTTCACTAGAACAATATATGCTGTAATGCACCTTTAATTGTGCATTCTTGCGGTAATTATTTTTATGATTTTTGTACATGTTTGCCCCACTTATTTCTGTAACGCCCGGTAGGCCTCGAGGTCCTGGTGAGCGGTGGGACTCATAGTGTTTTGAACCAGAAAATATCGCCATCGTGACTTTTGGTACTCACGTAGTGTCCATATGGCTTCTAAATAAGTACCCGGTGAAGAAGAGCCAGTGCCCGCGAGGAGAGCTGCGAAGATGAGAGAAATCGCTCGCTCGCTTTTGAGCTCAGTGTGGTTCAGGGCTCCAGCGGCCCTGGAACACTTTTTGACCATGGTAAATAAATCTTACTAGACATGGAAGAATATTTCTATGACAACTTGAGCCAAACGTTACTCAGCTCCATGGAGCGGGGACCGTACAATGCCTCTGTAAATATCGGTCATCCTCTCCTACGGCTCCGTCAAAGCCCCGCCACCTTATCTTCACATGATGACGTCATGACGTCCTCGTACGACTATTGACTAGAAGCGTGAAAACGTCACGAGAAATATTAATAATATTACTTTATCAAGGGCCACCAAAACGTCCGCAACGTTAGCAATGTTCGTGATACTTGACGTATTAAAAATGGCGAAATGCAAATGCGCTAAGAATATCCACAGAAAAATTTAGTTTTGCACTTCCAGCATTCGGCGGCTGTCGTCTTCTCGGGTCACGGAGGAagaaaaaatataggagggagcattacgtgtACACAGCTAGTGTTGGCAAGCGAACTCTCCGTGAAGCCACtgggtggcccaacacgtgacctcttgcgtccaGATCACGGAGcgagaatcgagatttgctgcgACATTTGGGTCCCAGTAACTGTGTGAGTAGTTTTTATTTCGGGCGCGCTTGCTCAGCTGCCCTGCCATGGCTCTGCCTGCAAAGCGAGTCGATCCCCGAGGTTATGCACAgccacacgcacaaaaaaaattacatcattttcggGTTATGTTCCTGTTTCGCACTTGTAATATAGAAGTCTCAGAAGAATTAACgtaaaaggcatgcactgtcgaTCTTTTGTTTCATGATATTTGTATAAGGGCTATCATTGTCGAAATTACGATgcataactttgtcaagaatgtaagacaaggtataagCAACCTTAGTGGTAGAACGGTGTTGAAATATAACCGGCAAATGCCGCATGTAACATAGCAAGGCATGACATATACATATGTGATGCCTCaaatatgggggcaaaggttcgtgcacCCAAAAGGTtatgacggttctcttaggcggagcctccgagaaaccaattgaggacaaagccgttggtttgaacacacacacaaagacttttaatccaactaaaaagaggcataaagtaaatagaaggaaatagaaagcatgcctaaaatgaacactcaagcagacattgcggcaaggaacgcacatagggcttgcatgaggttaacgagTGCGCGAGTGCaggcttgccacgagggcagggacgcgtaacagcctcgacgcggcgacgcggcgacgcggcgacaagcaggcgaaaggagtggcgccggtcccaccataggtcgcggtgtaagctgaccgacagggcgaccggagcgcgccagctctggctaggcgatgTAAAGCgagcggcttggtggcacgagcagacggcggcggcgttctggccgggcagctgggtgtagagctcgggcccgtagcccgactgctcttgtcctgcccacgggcacagaagctcgaacgccggcctcgggccgcaggcggcacgacagacgggggtggcgttctggccgggcagctggcgtagaactcgggcccgaagcccgactgttctcgtctcgcccacgggcacagaagctcaccggccttgagcagctggcggcccgcTCAGGGCGACGCGCAGGAACAGGTTgccaggaggccccggtcgggtgaagtcctggcggctcgggtcgggaacccgacggcccgtcttcaacgcccgctccggtggttgacctcctcctgccgttgcttcctggaactctcctggcgtctccccaggctgcgtctccttgcgtgtcctctcgTTCTGcgagcgcaccacgctttttcttctggtctggccgatttggcattctcggattggctgcctgacgccccatggtcttttctaattggttgcttttcttccttttgttgtttttcatgcgccgcgcgttctcgcgccggacgctcttcggcgtcgttgttttccttcttccacctcggcgcgcgtgcactcagtgtcgtctgctcctgaccgtcccgatcaccgcaccatgtcgcgcaccacacatcacacaagccccttttttaacaagtttttctgaagaaaaactgccgctcagtgcgcgacatagttcacaacatTACAGTCATGGTGTGTCCACGAGATTGcgcacaacactacagtcatgatCTGTCCACGAGATTGCGCTGTATGGTTCCAACGCACAGTTCACTAAGCACGCAGATGAAACCGTTAATGAAAACACTAATTCAAAGAAAGCACACCATGTAAAAAAAATGGTAGCGTCAAAGGCTAATAGCATGGCATTGTGAAGATAACCTGGCTATGGTAACGGTAACATGAAGAGGCGTAGGGTTGTAGACCCTCTTGTATTCTACTCATGTTGTCCGCCCCAACATTCTCAGGTCCCTTGATATGTTCTACatgaaatgtatattcttgtagtgcTAAGCTCCATCGCAGCACTCTGCTGTTTAGGTGTTTCGCCCGTGATAAATATTGTAATGGTTGATGATCAGTTTGAACTATGAAGTGTGTGCCATATAAAAATATATGGAACTTTTCTATAGCCCAAACTAAGGCTAGGCATTCTCGCTCTATTGCCGAGTAGTTCTGCTCTCGAGGCAATAGTTGACGACTGGCATATGATACGGGGTGTAAAACTCCATCGTGCTCCTGCATAAGGACTGCACCAATGCAGGCGTCAGAGGCGTCGCTGCGTAGTGTGAACACTCTTTTAAGGTCAGGAGCCTTTACTATGGGTCCAGATGCTAGCTCTTGCTTTAGTGCTTCAAAGGCGGCTTCTCTCTCGGTGTTCCAACATATCttgttcttttccctttttttgtcatttccgtCAGAGGCTGTGCCTTCTCTGCATAGTGAGGTATCAAATTGCGGTAGTATCCCGCCAATCCGAGGAAAGAACGCAGTTGTCTCTTAGTATCGGGTCGGGGAGCTGGAGCAATCTTTGCGATCGTGCTTTCCACTGGATGAATTGTCCCGCCTCCTATTCGATGACCCAGGAAAACTATCGATGTTACGCCGACTTCGCACTTCTGAGGCTTGATTGTCAATCCGGCTTCTCGGATCCTTTTCAACAGACAATGCATGGTTTCTATATGTTCCTCCCAGGTTGCCGTAGCGATGAGAACGTCATCGATGTAATGAACTACGTTGGGGATTCCCTGGAGAAGAATTCTCATTAATCGAGTAAACACTGCGGATGCTGTCTTGATCACAAAAGGCATGTAGAGAAAATGATAATGTCCGGATTGGGTGGAAAATGCCGTTTTTAGCCGTGAGCTTCTGTCCAGTGGCACCTGCCAATATCCTTTGGTGAGGTCAAATTTGGAAAATAATATTGTTGTCCCTACCTCAGCGAAGATCACGTCCGTACTCGGTGTAGGTTCTGCGTCGGAAACCAGAACATCATTGATGCGACGGAAATCGATGCAAGCACGGTAGCTCTTGTCGGGCTTCTTTACCAGCACCAAGGGAGAGTTGTAAGGCGAGTCGGACCGTTCGATCACCCCAAGCTGTAAAATACCTTGCACTTCTTTCTCGACCACCTCTTTCATTGCGAGGGGTAATGGATATTGCAGAGTGTAATTGGTTCAGAAGTTGTGAGCTGAAGACGACACTCCAGTAAGTTGGTTTTTCCGGGTATTTCGGAAAAGACAGCCATGTGGGTGGCTAGGAGCCTGCGAAGTGCTGCACGTTGATCTTCTTGAAGGTCATCGCCAAGCTTAATTGCTTCTGTACCCGGGCCCTTATTTGTTGTGAAGGTAGGTATAGGGGTGTCTGTCTCGCCCTCCTCCACCACGATGAATGATGCTGACTGTGGGGAACTTTCCGGTTCATGCTCTTCATAGCGCTTCAGCATGCTAATATGGAACACTTTTGTGGTACATCCCAAATCCAACCAGTAATCaaagttgcttttctttcctgtgaCCAAGAAAGGCCCCTTCCAGTGCATCAACAGTTTGTTGGCTCTCGTTGGAAGCAGGATAAGGGCACGGTCACCAACTTTCAGCTGGCGCATCTTGCTTCCCCGGTCGTAGTAATTTTTCTGGGTCGTTTTAGATCGCGACAACTTCTCTTGTGCCAACCGTAGTGTCTTTTCCAGACGATCTCGGAGATCCAAGACATACCCGtatgtggtcttgatttcttcGCATAGGTGGTCTCCTGTCCATAGTTCGTTAAGTAGACTGAGTGGGCCTCGGACGTGTCGACCGTAGATCAACTCGAAAGGAGAAAACCCCATGCTGGCTTGAGGCACTTCACGATACGCAAACAAGAGGGGTGCTAGTAATCGGTCCCATGACTTTGGTTCTTCTAGGCACATCTTGCGTAGCATTTGTTTCAACGTGCCATTAAATCGCTCCACCAGACCATTACACATGGGATGGTACGGCGTCGAGCTTAGATGTTTGATAGCCAGCAAGTCATTTATCTCTCTCATTAGGTCCGACGTGAAACAGGAGGCCTGATCGCACAGTATCTCACGTGGAAATACAATGCGCGAAAACATTTCTATCAGTCCTTCGGCCACCGTAGCCGAATCGATCGACGGCAAACCTATCGCATCTGGATATCGGGTAGCGAAGTCCACCAGGGTCAGTATGTATCGGTTACCCTTATTTGACGTAGGCTTTAGGGTCCAATTATCTCCACCGCCACTCTTTCAAATGGAGTGTCTATTAAAGGCAAGCGACCAAGAGGTGCCTTGCCCACCTTGCTCTTAGGATACGTTCGCTGGCAATTGTCACAAGAGCGTACGTATCTTCTCACTGCTTCTTGGACTCCTGGCCAGTAGAAGGATTCTAGAACACGATCGATCGTTCTCTTGATTCCTTGGTGTCCTGCCATCAGGCTTTCGTGCGCCAAAGTGAGCACTTGGCCACGCAATTTTTGGGGTACTACCACTTGTTGGGTCGTTTTGCCCGAGGGTAGCCAGCAATGACGATACAGCACTCcctttactacttcgaatgagtaGGATGTCAATCTTTTGCCTTGGAACACTTGACCCACTTTGTTCCTGCAAGACTCTAAGGTCTTATCTTCGTTCTGGGCCGTGGCAAGATCCTTCCTGGTTATTTTCAAGGCGCTGATATTGATCGTGGATGTTTTCGGCTGTTGGTCTCGGCTCTTGATGCCGACCAGGAAAGCATCCGGGGAATGATCTTCTCCCTTGGTTCTTTTCCCACTTGCTATACCATCTTCGATGGGGTTCTTCTTCAGCCTTTCTGTCCAGGTTTTATCTGGGTCATGAGCTTCTCGTGATCCTGGTACATTTCCTATAATAACATCATATAAAGGAGCTGTCATACACTTGACAATCGACGTACCAGAAAAATAAGGTGAATGAATTTCAACCTTAGCCTCGGGAACTTCAATGGTGCTGCCATCCGCCAGGACAAGCTTAGCGGTGGTACCTGTCAGAGCCTTGTCTGGTACGAGGGAACGACGCACGACCAGCGTATTGCTTCCCGTATCTCGCAAGACTGACGCGGTCTGTCCGAAGATGGCGCCCTTTAGCACTGGCATCCTGCGTGCTAAAGCCTTTGTGTGGGTCTTCACCGTGCTAGTTATGTCTCGTTCGGCTACTACTGCGTTTGACTCTTCCAGGCGCTCCTCTGGCGACAACAGGCAAGACGTCCTTGGTGGATCATTTCTCTAGGTGCAGGCTTTGACATCATGCCCGGGCTTACGGCAATATCTGCAGTACGGTCGCCTCGGCTTAGATCGGCAGTCCGACACCCCATGACCCAGTTTTCCACATACGAAACATCGCATTGGAACTTTCTTGGATGAGCTTCCAGTTTTCTCTGTATGGTTAATGCCTTCCGATTTCTGCCGGAACACTAACAAATTGGGCTGTCTCTGAGCCTCTAAGAAATTATCGGCAGCTTCGGCCATGTCATCTAGCTGGCGGTAGCTCTTCTCGCGCTGGAAGAGTCCTAACCGATGATGacagttgttcagaaactgttcCGTCACCACCAGGTTGCGAAGTGCCAAATACTCCTTTTCGGTTTTGGACATTTCCACCCACCGATCAAAGAAACTCAGTAGCCTAGTTGCGTACTGCTTTCCAGTTTCGCCATCTTGGGGTTTGCTCTGTCGGAACTTCTCCCGGTAGCCTTCTGCCGTAAACCGAAAAcgctggagcaacgccaacttggctTTATCGTAGTCGAGGGAGTCTTCCGGAGACAGACGTCCAAAGACTTTCAGAGCTTCTCTGCTCAAGCATAAACTTAGAGCCGTGGCCCATTTGTCTCTAGGCcattcttgtccggtggcgatgTTTTCGAACCTTTTTAAATAGGCATCCAAGTCGTCCCGGCTTTCGTTGAATCCCGGCATTAAACTGGGAGGATTCACGCTGAATGGGGCGCTCCCTCCTGGCCCTCGGTCAGCTGTCCTTGCA comes from the Dermacentor variabilis isolate Ectoservices chromosome 2, ASM5094787v1, whole genome shotgun sequence genome and includes:
- the LOC142570577 gene encoding uncharacterized protein LOC142570577, producing the protein MQTQVPHAPAPGGNTVSVQQPKTRDCVAGVEDRPEMGELSDTEERRLEDLKEYLSDGLKMESAFALRSPLFFSPSDSSWTTPIRKYWSPLHCCRKPSFAGPRLDRTARTSAGSDKPQQTSSAPPRKPATTNEQLGGFLGWPLDLTKSDRARSFSKTTEKLRDPSAERVQCIVEASRKVSSAFDAFRVAGVLLQGSLEEDLVLKQEKRKLELEVLRLKRDKLKLTMQKKERLKDKKAAIK